The Mycolicibacterium insubricum DNA segment GCGACGGCAGGCACAACAGGAAGGGGCAGCGCCATGACCACCACCGCGGTCACCTCGACCACCGACCGGGTCACCCCCACCGAGCGCATCCCGGTGCGCTGCGTGGACTCCGATGTCCACCCGGTGCCGCGACGCGGAGAGATGGTCGGCTACATCCCCGAGCCGTGGCGCAGCAAGTACTTCCTGTCCCACCGCGTCGGGGAACAGATCTTCTACGACGCCCCCGACTACGCGCACTCCTACGCCATGCGGGTGGACTCCTTCCCCGCCGACGGCGAGTTCGCCTGCAGCGACCCCGATCTGGCGCTCAAGCAGCTGATCATGGAGGCCGGATCCGACATCGCGATCCTGGAACCCATCCATGGCGAGATGCGCATTCCCGAGGCCACCTCCGCCTTCTGTACCGCCACCAACCTGTGGCTGGCCAACCACTGGCTCGACGACCACAACAACTGGCACCAGCGCTGGCGCGGCTCGATCTGCGTGGCCATCGAGGAGCCCGCCGCCGCAGCCGCCGAGATCGACTCCTGGGCGCAGCACCCGTACATGTCGCAGATCCTGATCAAGGCCGAGCCCCGCCCGTCCTGGGGCGACCCGCGCTACGACCCGGTGTGGGCCGCGGCCACCAAACACGACCTGCCGATCAGCTGTCACCTGGCCCGCGGTCAGTTCGAGACGCTGCCGATCCCGCCGGTCGGGTTCCCCAGCTACAACCACGACTTCATGTGCAGCTACTCGCTGCTGGCCGCCAACCAGGTGATGTCGCTGATCTTCGACGGCGTCTTCGACCGCTTCCCGGCCCTGCGCGTGGTGTTCATCGAGCACGCGTTCACCTGGATCCTGCCGCTGATGTGGCGGATGGACGCCATCTACGACGCCCGCAAGGGCTTCATGGACATCAAGCGCAAGCCCAGCGAATACGTCAAGGAACACATCAAGTTCACCACCCAGCCGCTGGACTACCCCGAGGACAAGACCGAACTCACCCGGGCGTTCGAGTGGATGGACTGCGAGAAGATCCTGCTCTACTCCAGCGACTACCCGCACTGGACGTTCGACGACCCGCGCTGGCTGGTCAAGCACCTGCCCGAACACGCCCGCGAGGCGGTCATGTTCAAAAACGGCATCGAGACCTACCACCTGCCCGACACCGTGCCCGCCCTCGAAGGACAAGTGAGAGTCTTCTGACCGTGAGCAACGATCCCAAGGAGCCTCGGCTCGCTCAGGGCCGCGAACACATCGTGGCCACCGTCGACGAAATCCCGCCCGGCACACACAAGCTCGTGCCGATCGGCCGCCACGGTGTGGGTGTTTACAACGTCAACGGCACGTTCTACGCGATCGCCAACTACTGCCCACACGAGGGT contains these protein-coding regions:
- a CDS encoding amidohydrolase family protein, producing the protein MTTTAVTSTTDRVTPTERIPVRCVDSDVHPVPRRGEMVGYIPEPWRSKYFLSHRVGEQIFYDAPDYAHSYAMRVDSFPADGEFACSDPDLALKQLIMEAGSDIAILEPIHGEMRIPEATSAFCTATNLWLANHWLDDHNNWHQRWRGSICVAIEEPAAAAAEIDSWAQHPYMSQILIKAEPRPSWGDPRYDPVWAAATKHDLPISCHLARGQFETLPIPPVGFPSYNHDFMCSYSLLAANQVMSLIFDGVFDRFPALRVVFIEHAFTWILPLMWRMDAIYDARKGFMDIKRKPSEYVKEHIKFTTQPLDYPEDKTELTRAFEWMDCEKILLYSSDYPHWTFDDPRWLVKHLPEHAREAVMFKNGIETYHLPDTVPALEGQVRVF